In Paenibacillus sp. FSL M7-0420, a single genomic region encodes these proteins:
- a CDS encoding sigma-70 family RNA polymerase sigma factor has translation MEELYQSYKGYAFSIAYRMLGVIADAEDAVQDMFAELQHRDRSGIQNIKAYVAKGVTNRCLNLLNSARSRRETYIGEWLPEPVSEGYDGPEAAAERKDNLSYAFLVLLERLSPTERAVFVLREAFEYDYEAIAGMVGKSGSNCRQIFSRAKRILQTEPASRLPSLSYGAVTENLLVRFTAAFTSYDVGGMLELLAEHPVLVADGGGREVHTILRPMTGRRGVTVLLTSKRVMHYLREWKPSCGLLNGEPGLIFTDQGVVKCVLCLSTDSSGERIQSLYLLMDPAKLSHITVTPEPPQR, from the coding sequence ATGGAGGAGCTGTATCAGAGCTATAAAGGCTATGCCTTCTCCATTGCCTACCGGATGCTTGGCGTGATTGCCGATGCAGAGGATGCGGTGCAGGATATGTTCGCCGAGCTGCAGCACCGGGACCGGAGCGGCATTCAGAATATCAAAGCCTATGTGGCCAAGGGCGTGACCAACCGCTGCCTCAATCTGCTGAACTCGGCACGCAGCCGCAGAGAGACTTATATCGGAGAGTGGCTGCCTGAGCCGGTAAGCGAGGGATATGACGGCCCGGAAGCGGCGGCAGAACGCAAGGATAATCTGTCGTATGCTTTTCTGGTGCTGCTGGAGCGTCTGTCTCCCACGGAGCGTGCGGTATTCGTACTGCGGGAAGCCTTCGAATACGACTATGAAGCCATTGCCGGAATGGTAGGCAAGTCGGGCAGCAACTGCCGGCAGATCTTCAGCCGGGCCAAGCGTATCCTGCAGACAGAGCCGGCTTCCCGGTTGCCCTCGCTCAGCTATGGAGCAGTCACTGAGAATCTGCTGGTGCGCTTCACTGCCGCGTTCACCTCCTACGATGTGGGCGGCATGCTGGAGCTGCTGGCCGAGCATCCGGTACTGGTTGCTGATGGCGGGGGCCGTGAGGTGCATACCATACTCCGGCCGATGACCGGCCGCCGGGGAGTGACTGTACTGCTGACCTCGAAGCGGGTTATGCACTATTTGCGGGAGTGGAAGCCTTCCTGCGGGCTGCTGAACGGCGAGCCGGGTCTGATCTTCACCGATCAGGGAGTCGTGAAGTGCGTACTCTGCCTGAGTACGGATTCCAGCGGGGAACGGATTCAGAGCCTGTATCTTCTGATGGACCCTGCGAAGCTGTCCCATATTACCGTAACGCCGGAGCCGCCGCAGCGCTGA
- a CDS encoding MarR family winged helix-turn-helix transcriptional regulator, protein MVTSNREPVREPISDPIREPIGKLISHLHRQNQKILAKELLPYGIGSGGQHSFLKLVLSHPGITQDQMTSRIKCDKATTTRSVKLLEASGYIERRTDPKDRRSFLLYPTPQALEFAPVFQALLDDFNRKLSMDLTESELDTLTELLHKVTRNSDRLNGQS, encoded by the coding sequence ATGGTGACTTCAAATAGAGAACCGGTTAGAGAACCAATCAGTGATCCGATCAGAGAACCAATCGGGAAGCTGATCTCCCATCTTCACCGTCAGAACCAAAAAATACTGGCCAAGGAGTTGCTTCCCTACGGCATCGGCAGCGGCGGCCAGCATAGCTTCTTAAAGCTGGTGCTGAGTCATCCGGGGATCACCCAGGATCAGATGACCAGCCGGATTAAATGCGATAAAGCGACAACCACCCGCTCCGTGAAGCTTCTGGAGGCCTCGGGATATATTGAACGCCGGACTGACCCGAAAGACCGCCGCTCCTTCCTGCTGTATCCGACCCCCCAGGCGCTTGAATTCGCTCCGGTCTTCCAGGCGCTGCTCGATGATTTCAACCGTAAGCTGTCCATGGACCTTACCGAGAGTGAGCTGGATACGCTGACAGAACTGCTCCACAAGGTCACCCGCAACTCAGACCGGCTGAACGGGCAGAGCTGA
- a CDS encoding SMP-30/gluconolactonase/LRE family protein, with the protein MSGTMECVVAAKAALGEGPHWDHRKGRLYWMDVDSNELHLYDPGQGTDDIHSFERKVSAAVPAERGGWILTMEDGIYRYMEHQLLELLASVETGISGNRLNDAKCDSRGRLWFGSMNRRFRGREGSLYVMESAGEVRQVLTGIGISNGLAWNDSLGVMYYIDTLTKGIDVMDYSLEDGSVSGRRTVIRLAEGEGWPDGMTIDSEGMLWVAHWRGGCISRWNPHTGEQLEKIDVPAHYVTSCTFGGENLDELYITTACGYMSAEELERWPQAGGLFRFKPGVRGREANRAAF; encoded by the coding sequence TTGAGCGGAACGATGGAATGCGTGGTTGCTGCGAAGGCGGCCCTTGGAGAAGGTCCCCATTGGGATCACAGGAAGGGCAGGTTGTATTGGATGGATGTTGACAGCAATGAATTACATCTCTATGACCCCGGCCAGGGGACGGATGATATTCATTCCTTTGAGCGAAAGGTAAGTGCAGCTGTACCGGCTGAGCGCGGCGGATGGATTCTGACGATGGAGGATGGGATCTACAGATATATGGAGCATCAGCTCTTGGAGCTGTTGGCATCGGTGGAGACCGGAATTTCCGGTAATCGGCTGAATGATGCCAAATGTGACAGCCGCGGACGGTTGTGGTTCGGCTCGATGAACAGAAGGTTTAGGGGAAGAGAGGGCAGCCTGTATGTAATGGAATCTGCCGGTGAGGTCCGGCAGGTGTTGACTGGGATCGGCATCTCCAACGGCTTGGCCTGGAACGACAGCTTGGGGGTCATGTATTACATTGACACGTTGACCAAGGGGATCGATGTAATGGATTATTCGCTGGAAGATGGCTCGGTGAGCGGGCGCCGGACGGTCATCCGGTTGGCGGAAGGTGAAGGCTGGCCGGATGGAATGACGATCGACAGCGAAGGCATGCTCTGGGTCGCCCATTGGCGCGGCGGCTGTATCTCACGGTGGAATCCTCACACGGGGGAACAACTGGAGAAAATCGACGTTCCGGCACATTATGTAACCTCCTGTACCTTCGGCGGTGAGAATCTGGACGAGCTGTACATCACTACGGCATGCGGATACATGAGTGCAGAAGAGCTGGAACGCTGGCCGCAGGCGGGCGGATTGTTCCGGTTCAAGCCTGGAGTGAGGGGCCGGGAGGCTAACCGGGCGGCTTTTTAA
- a CDS encoding carboxymuconolactone decarboxylase family protein yields the protein MSLRMNYREVNGPAFRAMMALEQHAGSRSKDKVLYELVKIRVSQINGCAFCLDMHAKDLMKLGNYADHILLLSVWREVPLFSAKERVLLEFAEQVTLISEAGVPLELYNKMLTHFGEEELVDWIMAINTINSWNRIAITTGMFPGCFG from the coding sequence TTGAGTCTAAGAATGAATTATCGTGAGGTTAACGGCCCGGCATTCCGGGCAATGATGGCGCTGGAGCAGCATGCAGGAAGCCGCAGTAAGGATAAGGTACTGTATGAACTGGTTAAAATACGGGTCTCACAGATCAACGGCTGTGCGTTCTGTCTGGATATGCATGCCAAGGATCTGATGAAGCTGGGTAACTACGCCGATCATATTCTGCTACTGAGTGTGTGGCGCGAAGTGCCGTTGTTCAGTGCCAAGGAACGTGTGCTGCTGGAATTCGCCGAGCAGGTCACGCTGATCAGCGAAGCTGGCGTTCCGCTGGAGCTGTACAATAAGATGCTTACGCACTTTGGCGAAGAGGAGCTGGTAGACTGGATTATGGCGATCAATACGATCAACAGCTGGAACCGGATTGCCATCACGACCGGGATGTTCCCGGGCTGCTTCGGCTAA
- a CDS encoding MFS transporter → MSSIEATYQEDAGIQKKRWLILIVLNLFTFMSTLDGSIVNIALPVLVKELGLPVAQVEWVTTGYLMAICSVILFFGKLGDIAGKIKMFKLGMVVFTIGSLLCGLSHSLPLLIASRVVQAVGASMTMANSQGIVTDIFPSTERGKALGLIGTFVSLGSIAGPSLGGIIVSSMGWEYIFWVNVPIGILAIALGWKVLPKDLVRVKSGIDAPGSLLFAVFIVSLFAGLLLGQQLGYGDTRIIAALSAAVITFIVFLIVELRSAQPLLQLGLFKNPLFSLSIFCAFLVFVSNFCFNIIAPFYAQNMLNMSPFDAGFLLMLYPICMVIVAPLSGALSDKIGSELLTFAGLIVMVVAQFGLARLHEGSPVMLVGVWIAMLGIGSGMFGSPNNSLIMSTVPRTQLGSAGSVNSLVRNVGMVVGITLATSILFNVMSSKAGYRVTGLVEGRPELFLSGMHAVFLASSGICLLSAFLTGWRLFSSRRARSLSA, encoded by the coding sequence ATGAGCAGCATAGAGGCGACCTATCAGGAGGATGCCGGGATACAGAAGAAGCGCTGGCTGATTCTGATCGTTCTTAACTTGTTTACTTTTATGTCTACACTGGATGGAAGTATTGTGAATATTGCGCTGCCGGTGCTGGTGAAGGAGCTGGGGCTGCCGGTAGCCCAGGTGGAGTGGGTGACAACCGGATATCTGATGGCGATCTGTTCAGTGATTCTGTTCTTCGGGAAGCTGGGGGACATCGCCGGCAAAATAAAGATGTTCAAGCTGGGCATGGTCGTCTTCACCATCGGCTCTCTGCTCTGCGGATTAAGCCACAGCCTGCCGCTGCTCATTGCTTCGCGCGTAGTGCAGGCGGTCGGCGCTTCGATGACCATGGCGAACAGCCAGGGCATTGTTACGGATATTTTCCCGTCTACGGAACGCGGCAAGGCTCTCGGCTTGATTGGAACCTTCGTGTCCCTCGGCAGTATAGCGGGGCCAAGCCTGGGCGGAATTATCGTATCGTCGATGGGCTGGGAGTATATTTTCTGGGTGAATGTGCCGATTGGAATTCTGGCGATTGCACTGGGCTGGAAGGTACTGCCGAAGGATCTGGTACGCGTGAAGTCAGGGATTGATGCTCCCGGCAGCCTGCTGTTTGCTGTCTTCATTGTCTCTCTGTTCGCCGGACTTCTGCTCGGCCAGCAGCTTGGATACGGGGATACCCGGATCATTGCCGCTCTTTCCGCTGCGGTTATTACCTTCATCGTCTTCCTGATCGTGGAGCTGCGCAGCGCCCAGCCGCTGCTTCAACTGGGCCTGTTCAAGAATCCCTTGTTCTCACTGAGTATATTCTGTGCTTTTCTGGTGTTCGTCTCGAACTTCTGCTTCAATATTATCGCGCCGTTTTATGCGCAGAATATGCTGAACATGTCCCCTTTTGATGCAGGCTTCCTGCTGATGCTCTACCCGATCTGCATGGTGATAGTCGCTCCGTTAAGCGGGGCATTGTCGGACAAAATCGGTTCGGAGCTGCTCACCTTCGCAGGGCTGATCGTGATGGTGGTTGCCCAGTTCGGGCTGGCCCGGCTGCATGAAGGCAGTCCGGTTATGCTGGTCGGCGTCTGGATCGCCATGCTCGGCATCGGCAGCGGGATGTTCGGCTCACCGAACAACTCGCTGATTATGTCCACGGTGCCGCGAACACAGCTAGGCTCGGCAGGCAGCGTGAATTCGCTGGTCCGTAATGTGGGGATGGTCGTCGGAATTACCTTAGCCACCTCGATTCTGTTCAATGTAATGAGCAGCAAGGCCGGCTACCGGGTAACCGGGCTGGTAGAAGGACGTCCGGAGCTGTTCCTCTCGGGGATGCATGCAGTCTTCCTGGCTTCCTCCGGGATCTGCCTGTTATCGGCGTTTCTGACCGGTTGGCGGCTGTTCTCCTCGCGCAGGGCCAGGAGCCTGAGCGCATAA
- a CDS encoding PFL family protein: protein MISIVEVQETNKMIREMNLDVRTITMGISLMDCAHTDMKVFNQKVYDKITRSAEKLVKTGEDLERQFGVPIVNKRISVTPISIAAGAVHTDTYVPVAQILDKAAKEVGVNFIGGYSALVQKGCTKGDRILIDSIPEALAVTERVCSSVNVGSSRSGINMDAVKLMGDIILQTAERTKDRDSIGCAKLVVFCNAVEDNPFMAGAFHGVGERECVINVGVSGPGVIKRALEEVKGQDFETLCETIKRTAFKVTRVGQLVAQEASKRLNVPFGIIDLSLAPTPEIGDSIAEIFQVMGLEEAGAPGTTAALAILNDNVKKGGVMASSYVGGLSGAFIPVSEDHGMIQAVQRGALTLEKLEAMTCVCSVGLDMIAIPGSTSKETLAGIIADEAAIGMVNNKTTAVRVIPVIGKDVGEIVEFGGLLGYAPVMAVNPFNCAGFVNRGGRIPAPIHSFKN, encoded by the coding sequence GTGATCTCGATAGTAGAAGTTCAGGAGACGAATAAAATGATCCGGGAAATGAACCTGGATGTCCGCACCATTACGATGGGCATCAGCCTGATGGACTGCGCCCATACCGATATGAAGGTGTTCAACCAGAAGGTATATGACAAAATCACCCGCTCTGCCGAGAAGCTCGTGAAGACGGGTGAGGATCTGGAGCGCCAATTCGGGGTGCCGATTGTCAACAAACGGATCTCCGTAACGCCGATTTCGATTGCTGCGGGAGCTGTACATACCGATACCTACGTGCCTGTCGCCCAGATTCTGGACAAGGCTGCCAAGGAGGTAGGCGTCAACTTCATCGGCGGGTATTCCGCGCTGGTGCAGAAGGGCTGTACGAAGGGCGACCGGATTCTGATTGACAGTATTCCGGAAGCGCTGGCGGTGACCGAGCGAGTCTGCTCCTCCGTCAACGTCGGCTCCTCGCGCAGCGGCATCAACATGGACGCCGTGAAGCTGATGGGCGACATCATTCTCCAGACGGCGGAGCGCACCAAGGACCGCGACTCCATCGGCTGTGCCAAGCTGGTTGTATTCTGCAATGCGGTCGAGGATAACCCGTTCATGGCCGGTGCCTTCCACGGGGTCGGCGAGCGGGAGTGTGTGATTAACGTTGGCGTGAGCGGTCCGGGTGTGATCAAGCGGGCGCTGGAAGAGGTCAAGGGACAGGACTTCGAAACCCTGTGCGAGACGATCAAGCGTACTGCCTTCAAGGTTACCCGTGTCGGCCAGCTGGTCGCACAGGAAGCCTCCAAGCGGCTGAATGTGCCCTTCGGCATCATCGACCTGTCGCTGGCCCCTACGCCCGAGATCGGCGATTCTATCGCAGAGATCTTCCAGGTCATGGGCCTTGAAGAAGCCGGGGCTCCCGGCACCACAGCAGCACTCGCCATTCTTAACGACAATGTCAAAAAAGGCGGAGTCATGGCCTCCTCCTATGTCGGCGGCTTAAGCGGCGCCTTCATCCCGGTCAGCGAAGACCACGGCATGATCCAGGCCGTCCAGCGGGGTGCGCTGACGCTGGAGAAGCTCGAAGCCATGACTTGTGTCTGCTCTGTAGGCCTGGACATGATTGCCATTCCCGGCAGCACCAGCAAAGAGACCCTCGCAGGCATCATTGCCGATGAAGCCGCCATCGGCATGGTCAACAACAAGACCACAGCGGTCCGCGTCATTCCGGTTATCGGTAAGGACGTCGGTGAAATAGTCGAATTCGGCGGTCTGCTCGGATATGCTCCAGTCATGGCTGTCAACCCGTTCAATTGTGCGGGCTTCGTCAACCGCGGCGGACGGATTCCCGCGCCGATTCACAGCTTCAAGAACTAA
- a CDS encoding response regulator transcription factor → MIKAVVVDDERLVRKGFISLLDWPSFGVVITGEARDGHAALELLGEQEADLLFVDLSLPGMTGFELIREVRLRYPAVRCVVLTCHHEFDEVQEALRLGAVDYIVKTLLEPENADEIIRRLVERIRWEDRNKSNPAKAEQKVIAEDNALLYVPLTPELKEEQLYALSLVRNSTLHAVPGMWLSPLPYPVDAARIGGELGAALGTSWTAALLEGVRGQPLKRIAAVLEQSARQALFYAAGGQALPRLHYGELQALAARQRPETGVPSALVQAQNLRWTLERREWDLFLSGVAMQQPDPAAVADFGQELLQGWSGLLLTAEEVQQLALAAECNRHWRHWQVWLHQFTGHVQRRMIELGLSQEMMLCLISAVRYMKSHAGDKINQGDVAAAIHMSRGYFSRCFARFAGETFGECLRRMRLELAKALLLETRAPVCEIACRSGFGDERYFSKLFREHVGKLPSEYRAEGQLQAVHFAAEHRDSKDSLIFST, encoded by the coding sequence ATGATTAAGGCTGTTGTCGTAGACGATGAGCGTCTGGTGCGCAAGGGTTTCATCTCACTGCTGGATTGGCCGTCCTTCGGGGTGGTGATTACCGGAGAGGCCAGAGACGGGCATGCGGCACTGGAGCTGCTGGGTGAGCAGGAGGCGGATCTGTTGTTCGTGGATCTGTCGCTGCCGGGGATGACCGGGTTCGAGCTGATCCGGGAGGTGAGGCTGCGGTATCCGGCAGTAAGGTGCGTGGTGCTGACCTGCCATCATGAATTCGATGAGGTGCAGGAGGCGCTGCGGCTGGGAGCGGTGGATTACATTGTCAAAACGCTGTTGGAGCCGGAGAATGCCGATGAAATCATCCGTAGACTGGTGGAACGGATCAGGTGGGAGGACAGGAACAAAAGCAACCCTGCGAAGGCAGAGCAGAAGGTGATCGCTGAGGATAACGCGCTGCTCTATGTGCCGCTTACGCCGGAACTGAAGGAAGAGCAGCTGTATGCACTGTCTCTGGTGAGAAATTCCACGCTGCATGCTGTGCCGGGGATGTGGCTGTCTCCGCTGCCGTATCCTGTGGATGCAGCGCGGATCGGAGGAGAGCTGGGAGCGGCGCTTGGGACAAGCTGGACAGCGGCGCTGCTGGAGGGGGTGCGCGGTCAGCCGCTGAAGAGAATTGCTGCGGTGCTGGAACAGTCGGCCCGGCAGGCGCTGTTCTATGCGGCGGGCGGCCAGGCGCTCCCGAGGCTGCACTACGGTGAACTGCAGGCGCTGGCCGCTCGGCAACGGCCGGAGACGGGCGTCCCTTCCGCGCTGGTACAGGCGCAGAATCTACGCTGGACACTGGAGCGGAGAGAATGGGACCTGTTCCTCAGCGGGGTTGCGATGCAGCAGCCGGACCCTGCGGCAGTGGCGGACTTTGGCCAAGAGCTGCTGCAGGGCTGGAGCGGCCTGCTGCTTACAGCGGAGGAAGTGCAGCAGCTCGCGCTGGCGGCAGAGTGCAACCGGCACTGGCGGCACTGGCAAGTCTGGCTGCATCAGTTCACGGGGCATGTCCAGCGCCGGATGATTGAGCTGGGCTTGAGCCAAGAGATGATGCTCTGCCTGATCAGCGCTGTGCGTTATATGAAGAGCCATGCCGGCGATAAAATCAATCAGGGCGATGTTGCCGCTGCTATCCATATGAGCCGCGGCTATTTCAGCCGGTGCTTCGCCCGCTTTGCCGGTGAGACTTTCGGGGAGTGCCTGCGGCGCATGCGGCTGGAGCTGGCGAAAGCGCTGCTGCTGGAGACCCGTGCCCCGGTGTGTGAAATTGCCTGCCGGTCCGGCTTCGGGGATGAGCGTTATTTCAGCAAGCTGTTCCGGGAGCATGTCGGCAAGCTGCCGAGTGAATACCGCGCAGAAGGCCAGCTTCAAGCTGTCCACTTTGCGGCTGAACACAGGGACAGCAAGGACAGCCTGATTTTCTCCACTTAA